The proteins below are encoded in one region of Nitrospira lenta:
- a CDS encoding energy transducer TonB yields the protein MAPLDHNHALLTDLQSAFLSQDRALSWACSVCFHTMALAVAAVSAVSLREVPQAPTLVSHMEFLLTDPQSEADQTASPDSLGSANPAASQETAALAEDSSPVTSPPPPSIQASSAEVVEPHPVNEPSKVQPMERQVTPAAPALHTTAKSTAASDPVPMDGPMPIKRPIEPMPPLNESRPPTDWSPSDAKTSPVTETVATNVHDHAELSSPVPPERAQHPVEASASVAPASPHNKEAASLPQTDLASATDSQTGDSGSSATSSSDTVALNHPTIARAVPATQHLAWLTELLRRQILSLQAYPHRARTQGWEGIVIVKTTIKSDGTLVEAVVTKSSGYDALDEDALQLMHRVCPIHLPRDLGQSQIAVMIPIRYRLDEFN from the coding sequence ATGGCACCTCTCGATCATAACCACGCACTGCTCACGGATCTTCAGTCGGCCTTTCTGTCGCAAGACCGGGCATTGTCATGGGCCTGTTCTGTCTGCTTTCACACCATGGCACTGGCGGTGGCTGCGGTCTCTGCGGTCTCACTGAGGGAAGTCCCCCAGGCCCCGACTCTCGTGTCCCACATGGAGTTCCTTCTTACCGATCCGCAAAGCGAAGCGGACCAGACGGCCTCCCCTGATTCGCTCGGTTCAGCCAATCCGGCGGCATCCCAAGAAACGGCCGCCCTTGCTGAAGATTCCTCACCGGTCACGTCCCCCCCGCCTCCTTCAATCCAGGCATCTTCTGCAGAAGTGGTTGAACCACACCCCGTCAACGAACCATCGAAGGTTCAACCAATGGAGCGGCAGGTCACCCCTGCCGCACCGGCACTGCACACGACAGCAAAATCTACCGCCGCGAGTGATCCCGTTCCCATGGACGGTCCGATGCCAATCAAACGGCCGATTGAGCCCATGCCGCCTCTGAATGAATCCCGTCCGCCCACCGACTGGTCTCCCTCCGATGCGAAGACGAGCCCCGTCACGGAGACCGTCGCCACGAATGTCCACGATCACGCGGAGCTGTCGTCGCCTGTTCCACCGGAGCGTGCGCAGCATCCTGTCGAGGCAAGCGCCAGCGTCGCGCCGGCGTCACCGCACAATAAGGAGGCGGCCTCCTTGCCGCAAACAGATCTCGCATCTGCGACCGATTCACAAACCGGTGATTCAGGCTCCTCCGCCACTTCCTCCTCGGACACCGTCGCTCTGAACCATCCAACGATCGCACGGGCGGTTCCGGCGACACAGCACTTGGCATGGCTGACGGAATTGCTGAGACGACAGATCCTGAGCCTCCAAGCCTATCCCCATAGGGCTCGCACACAAGGCTGGGAAGGGATCGTCATTGTCAAAACCACGATCAAGAGCGATGGCACCCTGGTTGAAGCGGTAGTCACGAAAAGTTCGGGGTACGACGCGCTTGACGAGGATGCGCTGCAACTGATGCATCGAGTCTGTCCGATTCATTTGCCGCGAGACCTTGGGCAGTCCCAAATCGCGGTCATGATTCCCATCCGTTACAGACTCGATGAATTCAACTGA
- a CDS encoding TonB-dependent receptor domain-containing protein, whose translation MTVVALLHAWPVQGGAADIRPLPNPLPADQERRSIAASSPAPAALSQATTAEQNRGESRSHMTERNDTAAARPSMETPSLEQGDTLMIAEVEVTGRREAVEFDPTRSRTTLTAKELERRQSDNVFTVLQDTPGVSVNGGPLASGMKFNIRGFSDSEDVLIKLDGAMRNFEKYRFGSGVFIEPELLKAIEVTRGPAGALQGSGAIGGVVEMRTKDAADLLAPGDRAGARIKSGWSSNNDEKLGSASVYGVVLDSIDLLANFTRRWSGDITTASGDPLKNTKSNRLSGLAKATYRPRPGASITFAETYSQESTLQPFDATIGIPGVFGFVRRAVTDSTPTANFEYTPASHTLAPWINLRGTLGHTSTSVTDSDRQNAKGVLIPNSPTNFFDYRILTLDLRNTSMLRINPVRNALTYGIQYNHNSRTTKTEQVSPVGRQTVDNLSQPSGLKSNLAFMVEDRLEIGDMTFTAGLRHDQYAVEVNAQETRTLLQTEGRSPRIEFAKTVPSAGIAWNMLGGPLTIFYNYAEAFRPPLVDELFTQGGFSRCQPLYFGALAPDSRVCGDRYRPETSRNHEVGLSLNYPRLFAGVDALTAKVVVYRNRVQHILESLAARTSSGVLCDPFNSLGQGNTVCTHLTQDGQEHREGIEFELGFRTEHWFSNLNLAAVRGKQVCEGERAMYDIPGNTLVFTLGRSDLGNRLEYGYRIRAVGPRRVITGSSAQIASPCNTGLTIGDQAGYLLHNLFAAYRPHQMLSLNLTLDNFTNTRYFLNDGFGGGIGQEAPGYNLRVFASLSF comes from the coding sequence ATGACGGTCGTGGCACTGCTGCATGCATGGCCTGTTCAGGGGGGGGCGGCGGATATTCGTCCGTTGCCCAACCCGCTGCCCGCAGATCAGGAACGCCGGAGTATCGCCGCGAGCAGCCCAGCGCCAGCGGCGCTGAGCCAAGCCACGACCGCGGAACAGAACCGTGGGGAGAGCCGATCGCACATGACAGAGCGCAATGACACTGCGGCTGCGCGGCCATCGATGGAGACGCCGAGTCTTGAGCAAGGAGACACGCTGATGATCGCGGAAGTGGAAGTGACAGGGAGACGCGAGGCCGTCGAATTCGATCCGACGCGCTCGCGCACGACCCTGACCGCCAAGGAACTAGAACGCCGGCAGTCGGACAATGTCTTCACGGTGCTCCAGGATACCCCCGGCGTCTCGGTCAACGGCGGACCGCTCGCCAGCGGCATGAAATTCAACATTCGCGGTTTCAGTGACTCAGAAGACGTGCTGATCAAGCTCGACGGCGCCATGCGCAATTTCGAGAAGTACCGCTTCGGCAGCGGCGTCTTCATCGAGCCTGAATTATTGAAAGCCATCGAGGTGACACGCGGGCCGGCGGGCGCGCTGCAAGGCTCCGGCGCGATCGGCGGAGTGGTGGAGATGCGGACCAAGGACGCCGCCGACCTCCTGGCGCCCGGGGATCGCGCAGGCGCGCGCATCAAGAGCGGGTGGTCCAGCAACAATGACGAAAAGCTTGGATCGGCGAGTGTCTATGGCGTCGTGCTCGATTCGATCGATCTCCTCGCCAATTTCACCCGGCGCTGGTCTGGCGACATCACCACGGCGAGCGGCGACCCATTAAAAAACACGAAGTCGAACCGCTTGAGCGGATTGGCAAAGGCGACGTACCGCCCGCGGCCCGGCGCATCGATCACCTTCGCAGAGACGTACTCCCAGGAAAGCACCTTGCAGCCCTTTGACGCCACGATCGGTATTCCCGGGGTGTTTGGATTTGTGCGGCGAGCCGTGACCGACAGCACTCCCACCGCCAATTTCGAATACACGCCGGCCTCGCACACGCTTGCGCCCTGGATCAATCTCAGAGGCACGCTCGGTCATACGAGCACCAGCGTCACCGATTCCGATAGACAAAATGCCAAAGGCGTGTTGATCCCGAACTCGCCTACAAATTTCTTCGACTACCGGATTCTGACGCTCGATCTGAGAAACACCTCTATGCTGCGCATCAACCCCGTGCGCAATGCGCTCACCTACGGCATCCAATACAACCACAACAGCCGCACGACCAAGACCGAGCAGGTCAGCCCCGTCGGACGACAGACCGTGGACAACCTGAGTCAGCCGTCAGGTCTCAAGTCCAATCTGGCCTTCATGGTGGAGGATCGACTGGAGATCGGCGACATGACTTTCACCGCCGGCCTCCGCCACGACCAGTATGCCGTCGAGGTCAACGCACAAGAGACTCGCACTCTGTTGCAAACCGAAGGCCGCAGCCCGCGCATTGAATTCGCGAAGACCGTGCCCAGCGCCGGCATTGCATGGAACATGCTGGGCGGCCCCCTGACCATTTTCTACAATTATGCGGAAGCGTTCCGGCCGCCGCTTGTCGACGAATTGTTCACGCAAGGCGGATTCAGCCGTTGTCAGCCTTTATATTTCGGTGCGCTCGCGCCGGATTCCAGAGTCTGCGGCGATCGCTACAGGCCCGAGACATCGCGGAACCATGAAGTCGGCCTGTCGCTCAACTATCCCCGCCTATTCGCCGGCGTCGATGCGCTCACGGCGAAAGTGGTGGTGTACCGCAACCGCGTTCAACACATCCTCGAATCGCTCGCGGCGCGGACGTCGAGCGGAGTGCTCTGCGATCCGTTCAATAGTTTGGGACAGGGCAATACCGTCTGCACGCACCTCACGCAAGACGGGCAAGAGCATCGGGAAGGGATTGAGTTCGAGCTTGGGTTTCGGACGGAACACTGGTTCAGCAACCTGAACCTCGCCGCCGTACGCGGCAAGCAAGTCTGCGAGGGCGAACGCGCGATGTACGACATCCCCGGCAATACCTTGGTGTTCACCCTCGGGCGCAGCGATTTGGGAAACCGGCTCGAATACGGGTATCGCATCCGCGCCGTCGGTCCCCGCCGAGTGATCACCGGCTCCAGCGCCCAAATCGCCTCCCCCTGCAACACCGGCCTCACGATCGGGGACCAGGCCGGGTATCTCCTGCACAATCTGTTTGCGGCATACCGGCCCCATCAGATGCTCAGCCTGAACCTGACTCTCGATAATTTCACCAACACTCGGTACTTCCTCAACGATGGCTTTGGTGGAGGAATCGGCCAGGAGGCACCGGGCTACAACCTGCGCGTCTTCGCGTCACTGTCGTTCTGA
- a CDS encoding ABC transporter permease has translation MTFGTLIVRNLRRHPLRVVLTALGIATVILAFNLIVTTVRAWYAGVEASVPNRLITRQAASLSIHLPLAYRDRIAALDGVTGVSYANWFGGVYRDAKGFFPQFAVEPASFLDLHPELSVPAAERQAFLTDRRGCLIGRRLAALYGWKVGDVIALKGTLYPGDWEFVVRGIYRGADAATDETWMLLRWDYMNERRQQLDPDRAGTVGWYVIRIADPSLAGRVSRSIDAEFANSTSETRTETEQAFQAGFVAMSGSIINALKLLAIVLNGVTLLVLANTLVMAVRERTKELAVLRTLGFQPRHLAGLVTGEALLIAVIGSALGIAITIPASHLYGTLVAAKLGNFFQHLTLYPSTLLLSAFVTLGIAVCAAAFPIVALLRDKVAEDLHNAG, from the coding sequence ATGACGTTCGGGACATTGATCGTTCGTAATCTTCGGCGGCATCCCCTGCGCGTCGTGCTGACTGCGCTCGGCATCGCCACGGTCATCCTCGCCTTCAATCTAATTGTCACGACGGTCCGCGCCTGGTACGCAGGCGTCGAGGCCTCGGTCCCGAACCGACTGATCACTCGCCAGGCCGCCTCGCTGTCCATTCATCTTCCGCTCGCCTATCGAGACCGTATCGCCGCGCTGGATGGAGTGACCGGCGTCAGCTACGCCAACTGGTTCGGCGGCGTCTACCGGGATGCCAAGGGATTCTTCCCGCAGTTCGCCGTTGAGCCGGCGTCGTTTCTGGACCTTCATCCAGAACTGTCTGTACCGGCAGCGGAGCGCCAAGCGTTTCTCACTGATCGAAGGGGATGTCTGATCGGTCGCCGGCTGGCAGCGCTCTACGGATGGAAAGTCGGCGATGTCATCGCGCTCAAAGGGACACTCTATCCCGGAGACTGGGAATTCGTCGTGCGCGGGATCTATCGCGGGGCCGACGCCGCCACGGATGAAACCTGGATGCTCCTGCGCTGGGATTATATGAACGAACGCCGACAGCAATTAGACCCCGATCGAGCCGGCACGGTCGGCTGGTACGTCATTCGCATTGCCGATCCCTCTCTCGCCGGGCGCGTGAGCCGATCGATCGATGCAGAATTTGCCAATTCCACTTCGGAGACCAGGACAGAAACCGAGCAAGCGTTTCAAGCCGGATTCGTCGCCATGTCCGGATCCATCATCAACGCACTGAAGCTGCTGGCGATCGTACTCAACGGCGTTACCTTGCTGGTGCTCGCCAACACCCTCGTGATGGCCGTGCGCGAACGCACGAAGGAGCTGGCCGTCCTGCGGACGCTCGGATTTCAGCCACGGCATCTGGCGGGCTTGGTCACGGGAGAAGCGCTGCTCATTGCGGTCATAGGCTCGGCCCTGGGCATTGCCATCACCATTCCCGCCTCACACCTGTATGGAACCCTCGTGGCCGCTAAACTGGGAAATTTCTTCCAACATTTGACCCTGTACCCGAGCACCTTGTTACTGAGCGCCTTCGTCACACTGGGGATCGCCGTCTGCGCGGCGGCATTTCCTATCGTGGCCCTGTTGCGCGACAAGGTTGCGGAGGACTTGCATAACGCCGGATAG
- a CDS encoding ABC transporter ATP-binding protein codes for MTASVVEFQHVSKSYFRGEQEIPVLKDFSLSVPPGRFLAIMGPSGSGKTTILNLVAGLDRPTQGTIRAAGLAVSQQGESDLAQWRARHIGFIFQFYNLIPVLTASENVELPLLLSTLTRHQRVKHVQAALGLVGLTDRIHHYPRQLSGGQEQRVGIARAIVSDPTILLADEPTGNLDRTAAESVMALLSRLHRDLNKTILMVTHDPRAAEYAQETLQFDKGTVTSS; via the coding sequence ATGACCGCCTCTGTTGTTGAATTCCAGCACGTCTCCAAATCCTATTTTCGAGGAGAACAAGAAATCCCGGTTCTCAAAGACTTCAGCTTGTCTGTACCCCCCGGACGATTTCTTGCCATCATGGGCCCGTCCGGATCCGGCAAGACGACCATCCTCAATCTGGTCGCCGGACTCGACCGTCCGACCCAGGGAACAATCCGCGCGGCTGGGTTGGCCGTCTCACAGCAAGGGGAGTCCGATCTCGCCCAATGGCGAGCCAGGCACATTGGCTTCATCTTCCAGTTCTACAATCTTATTCCGGTGTTGACCGCATCGGAAAACGTCGAATTGCCGCTGCTGCTGAGTACCCTGACGCGGCACCAACGCGTCAAGCACGTCCAGGCGGCCCTCGGGCTCGTCGGGTTAACGGACCGGATCCATCACTATCCCCGTCAGTTGTCCGGAGGACAGGAGCAACGCGTCGGGATCGCGCGCGCCATTGTCAGCGACCCCACGATCTTACTGGCGGATGAGCCCACCGGGAATCTCGATCGAACCGCGGCCGAATCCGTCATGGCGCTCCTCTCGCGGCTGCATCGGGACCTTAACAAGACCATTCTCATGGTGACCCACGATCCACGGGCCGCCGAATACGCTCAAGAGACTCTCCAGTTCGATAAAGGAACGGTGACGAGCTCATGA
- a CDS encoding ABC transporter permease, producing the protein MTLLLAYSLRNVWVRSSTAALTIAGLALVSLILLAVLMLGNGLNRALIESGSPDNVLLLRKGATTEIASGIYRDQAHIVSTLADIARTPGGAPLAIPELVALISLAKSGTDSPANVVVRGTQPEAFALRPQVRLTQGRAWQPGTTEIVIGAQIAARFLRDGIGTHLRIGKRDWLVVGIAEAQGTAFESEIWGDVDQLMSAYGRDSYSSLTLRLSSLSAFHALDAAIAADTRLLLQVKREREYYLEKSLAMATFIRLLGFTFTFIFAVGAVLGGTMTMYGAVASRTREIGMLRALGFKPRQILSAFLFESLLLGALAGLLAIGGGTALQFVTLSTMNFSTFSELAFRLTLTPASALITMAFALGISMIGGIPPAVRAARLSVAAALRAPGR; encoded by the coding sequence ATGACACTTCTCTTGGCCTACAGTCTCCGAAACGTCTGGGTGCGGAGCAGTACGGCAGCGCTGACCATCGCGGGCCTGGCACTGGTCAGCCTGATCCTGCTGGCGGTCCTCATGCTGGGCAATGGATTGAACCGGGCATTGATCGAAAGCGGTTCACCGGACAATGTCCTTCTGCTGCGGAAAGGCGCGACCACGGAGATCGCGAGCGGGATCTACCGCGATCAAGCGCACATCGTGAGCACGCTCGCCGACATCGCGCGCACGCCCGGCGGCGCTCCCCTGGCGATCCCCGAATTGGTCGCCCTGATCAGCCTCGCAAAAAGCGGGACCGACTCCCCTGCCAATGTGGTGGTCCGAGGAACACAGCCGGAAGCCTTCGCGCTGCGTCCGCAGGTTCGGCTGACCCAGGGGCGCGCCTGGCAACCCGGCACGACTGAAATCGTCATCGGCGCTCAAATCGCCGCGCGCTTTCTCCGTGACGGTATCGGCACGCATCTACGTATCGGGAAACGGGACTGGCTCGTCGTCGGTATCGCGGAGGCGCAGGGCACCGCCTTTGAGTCCGAGATTTGGGGCGACGTCGACCAACTCATGTCCGCGTATGGACGGGACTCCTACTCGTCGCTCACCTTACGTCTCTCCAGCCTGTCGGCCTTTCACGCGCTGGATGCCGCCATCGCGGCAGACACCAGACTCCTGCTGCAAGTGAAACGAGAACGCGAGTATTACCTCGAGAAATCGCTGGCGATGGCCACCTTCATTCGCCTCCTGGGCTTCACCTTCACCTTCATCTTTGCCGTGGGCGCGGTCCTGGGAGGCACCATGACCATGTACGGCGCCGTCGCGTCCCGCACAAGGGAGATCGGGATGCTGAGGGCGCTGGGATTCAAGCCGCGCCAAATTCTCTCGGCCTTCTTGTTTGAGTCCCTGCTGCTCGGCGCCTTGGCCGGGCTGTTGGCAATCGGCGGCGGCACGGCCTTGCAGTTTGTCACGCTCTCGACGATGAACTTCAGCACGTTCTCAGAACTCGCCTTTCGCCTAACACTGACTCCCGCCTCCGCTCTGATTACGATGGCGTTTGCGCTGGGCATCAGCATGATCGGCGGAATCCCTCCGGCGGTTCGGGCAGCCCGCTTGTCTGTCGCCGCCGCATTACGCGCCCCCGGCCGATAA
- a CDS encoding VPLPA-CTERM sorting domain-containing protein, with protein sequence MKGIAQTMHRTVWSFLLCSLLALNAQAATVYDEALRGDLSNDHLHPTAVTLGVGQNLILGSTVHQPSLDRDFFTVTIGAGHALNAIVLSSYTTTDDQSFFGLARGSDFKTLGFSSLSGWALIGTLPGLSVGDNLLDFVADGPIGPGAYSFWLQETEGTTTYTLDYQVAPVPIPAALPLFLSGLLGIGAMARKVRYTMR encoded by the coding sequence ATGAAGGGAATAGCACAGACGATGCACCGAACGGTTTGGAGCTTCTTACTGTGCAGCTTGCTCGCACTCAACGCTCAGGCGGCAACAGTGTATGATGAAGCCCTGCGGGGCGACCTCTCCAACGACCACCTACACCCCACTGCTGTAACCCTCGGGGTCGGGCAGAACCTGATCTTGGGTTCTACCGTTCACCAGCCTTCGCTGGATCGAGATTTTTTCACGGTGACCATCGGTGCAGGCCACGCGTTGAATGCTATCGTGTTGTCGAGCTATACGACCACCGACGACCAGTCGTTCTTCGGCCTGGCCCGTGGAAGCGACTTTAAGACGTTAGGGTTCAGTAGCCTCTCAGGGTGGGCCCTGATCGGCACACTGCCCGGACTTTCAGTCGGGGACAATCTGCTCGACTTCGTTGCCGATGGCCCGATTGGGCCAGGAGCCTATAGTTTCTGGCTTCAGGAAACAGAGGGAACGACAACCTACACGCTGGATTACCAAGTCGCTCCCGTTCCAATTCCAGCTGCGCTGCCGCTGTTTTTGTCCGGCCTGTTGGGCATCGGAGCGATGGCTCGCAAGGTGCGATACACAATGCGATGA
- a CDS encoding VPLPA-CTERM sorting domain-containing protein: protein MNNRTSLFTGGLLGLGLLLAAGQPAHAVQAVWDGAYTQVGPHYAEWNAFNDNIPGGNIQDNTPDVSHIGGGNIYSPSSPTAFTLTAGNLGSGTSNVFLRVATVGAFDTTLNQSLTGFTLNGVSGAYSQLFNETITGGFGGNEVEGLVSWLGVTHTGSLNIAFHAIGSSVSLDQLSLDVAPVPLPAAVYLMGSGLAGIAAMARRRQRAV from the coding sequence ATGAACAACAGAACGTCACTTTTTACAGGGGGCCTGCTCGGCCTGGGGCTCTTGCTGGCCGCCGGCCAGCCGGCGCATGCCGTGCAGGCCGTTTGGGACGGCGCGTATACGCAGGTGGGGCCGCACTATGCCGAATGGAACGCGTTCAACGACAACATTCCTGGTGGGAATATTCAGGACAACACACCGGATGTCAGCCATATCGGCGGCGGGAACATCTACAGCCCTTCCTCTCCAACAGCGTTTACCCTGACGGCAGGCAATCTGGGCAGCGGAACGTCTAACGTGTTTCTGCGGGTCGCCACCGTGGGCGCGTTCGATACCACGCTCAACCAGAGTCTCACCGGGTTCACGCTGAACGGCGTCTCCGGCGCCTACTCGCAGTTGTTCAACGAAACCATCACCGGCGGATTCGGCGGGAACGAAGTCGAAGGCCTTGTGAGCTGGCTGGGTGTGACGCACACCGGATCGTTGAATATCGCGTTCCACGCCATCGGCAGCAGCGTGAGCCTGGACCAGCTTTCCCTTGATGTGGCCCCGGTGCCATTACCCGCCGCAGTGTACCTGATGGGTTCTGGACTTGCGGGAATCGCGGCCATGGCTCGGCGCAGACAGCGAGCCGTCTAA
- a CDS encoding phytanoyl-CoA dioxygenase family protein: MKEFVLHQPLWDIAKALLGSNDVVYHFSNVTRKPARVGPNLSWHRDYPNRYICPAKACTFLRALIPLEGMYDANGCTEALPQSHTITDEEAIQEEKNKAFDLRQIVSLNAEAGDVVIIHSKLLHGGRENRSTRERNLVVIQLGVNTDTFLHWNAERFSGLTREAILEEQYSNACL; encoded by the coding sequence CTGAAAGAGTTCGTTCTGCATCAGCCGTTATGGGACATTGCAAAAGCGCTACTCGGTTCAAACGATGTCGTCTATCATTTTTCGAATGTCACCAGAAAACCGGCCCGGGTCGGCCCCAATCTCTCCTGGCATCGCGATTACCCAAACCGCTACATCTGCCCGGCCAAGGCGTGCACGTTCCTCCGGGCGTTGATTCCGCTTGAAGGAATGTATGACGCAAACGGTTGCACGGAAGCTCTTCCCCAAAGCCATACCATCACCGATGAGGAAGCGATTCAGGAGGAAAAGAACAAGGCTTTCGATTTGCGCCAAATCGTCTCTCTCAACGCGGAGGCGGGAGACGTGGTGATAATTCACTCAAAGCTGTTGCACGGCGGACGAGAGAACCGATCAACGCGGGAAAGAAATCTGGTGGTGATTCAATTGGGCGTGAACACCGATACGTTTCTGCACTGGAACGCAGAACGCTTTTCAGGTCTTACCAGAGAGGCGATCTTAGAGGAACAATACTCCAATGCATGCCTGTGA
- a CDS encoding efflux RND transporter periplasmic adaptor subunit gives MTSPPIRDADVSVLTLPREESPQEPRPSKRWLRWVGAGIAGCGFLAGLYWMLPEFSALPEVDTAPVRIVGGAMPSSMLSASGYVVAQRQASVASKGTGRLEYLAVSVGSRVTTGDIIARVQQDDVQAVQRQVQARLDVAKAALTNAQAEHRDARLSYARAQALLPNQFVSQAEFDTTATRLRRAEATVRSAAAAITAAEADVQTADVMLENTLIRAPFDGTVLKKFAEIGEVVAPMASSASSRGAVVLIADMTSLAVETEISESSFSQIAQGQSAEITLDALQGKHYPAMVEQIVPTADRSKGTVLAKVRFVERDDRVLPEMSAKVSFLPVVRTNESAAPRLFVPSSALVQHNGRPILYVLENETVREVSVEEVSRSGGDSEVRGTLTASSHVILAPPSSLHTGMNVRSRIPQREEPQP, from the coding sequence ATGACGTCCCCGCCGATTCGAGATGCGGATGTGTCCGTCCTCACCTTGCCACGGGAAGAATCCCCGCAAGAACCCCGCCCATCAAAGCGCTGGCTCAGATGGGTCGGGGCCGGCATCGCCGGCTGCGGCTTCTTGGCGGGACTCTATTGGATGCTGCCGGAATTTTCCGCCTTGCCGGAAGTTGACACGGCGCCGGTACGGATCGTCGGAGGCGCCATGCCGTCATCAATGTTGAGCGCCAGTGGCTATGTCGTCGCGCAGCGACAAGCCTCTGTCGCGTCCAAAGGCACCGGCCGCCTGGAATATCTCGCCGTCTCCGTCGGCAGTCGCGTCACGACCGGTGACATCATTGCCCGGGTTCAACAGGACGATGTCCAAGCCGTTCAGCGCCAGGTACAGGCGCGCTTGGATGTGGCAAAAGCCGCGTTGACCAACGCCCAAGCCGAACACCGGGATGCCCGGCTCAGCTATGCGCGAGCCCAAGCCTTGCTGCCCAATCAGTTTGTGTCGCAAGCCGAGTTCGACACCACCGCCACGCGCCTCCGGCGCGCGGAAGCGACGGTGCGATCGGCGGCGGCGGCCATTACGGCGGCGGAAGCCGACGTCCAGACAGCCGACGTCATGTTGGAGAACACGCTGATACGCGCGCCGTTCGACGGCACCGTCTTAAAGAAATTTGCCGAGATCGGCGAAGTGGTCGCGCCCATGGCCAGCTCTGCCAGTTCGCGTGGCGCGGTGGTCCTCATCGCGGATATGACCTCGCTCGCGGTAGAGACGGAGATCTCAGAATCGTCGTTCTCACAAATCGCGCAGGGCCAATCAGCCGAGATCACTCTGGACGCCCTCCAGGGCAAGCACTATCCCGCGATGGTCGAACAAATCGTGCCGACAGCCGACCGATCCAAAGGCACGGTGTTGGCGAAAGTTCGCTTCGTCGAGCGTGACGATCGTGTCCTCCCTGAAATGAGCGCCAAGGTCTCCTTCTTACCGGTGGTGCGGACGAACGAGTCGGCTGCACCGCGGCTGTTCGTTCCTTCATCCGCGCTTGTGCAGCACAACGGCCGGCCCATCCTCTATGTGCTCGAAAACGAGACCGTCCGCGAAGTCTCCGTTGAAGAAGTATCCCGGAGCGGCGGAGACAGCGAAGTGCGCGGAACCCTGACCGCGTCGTCACACGTCATCCTTGCGCCGCCGTCATCGCTGCACACGGGCATGAACGTCCGGTCACGAATCCCCCAGCGAGAGGAGCCTCAGCCATGA
- a CDS encoding helix-turn-helix transcriptional regulator, with amino-acid sequence MLTGRIHTLTAELSRYAPQWADRLAQVKSERELLEVVSSLFNLAHILKPEDEDTAPPQPSLPTRIHKFMTDNLHRGLTLKLLSQFLGYSEKYCSDLFHSTMGESFSAHLKRRRLEIASRLLETTDKGVAEIATVIGFCDQFAFSHFFKRATGQSPIQFRSERSRRLSKPRPGPARNPS; translated from the coding sequence ATGCTTACTGGACGTATTCACACCCTCACGGCAGAACTGAGCCGCTATGCCCCGCAATGGGCCGATCGACTCGCCCAGGTGAAATCGGAACGCGAACTGCTGGAAGTGGTCAGCTCCCTGTTCAACCTGGCGCACATCCTCAAGCCGGAAGACGAGGACACGGCGCCCCCGCAGCCATCGCTTCCCACGCGCATTCACAAGTTTATGACCGACAATCTTCACAGGGGCTTGACCCTCAAACTCCTATCGCAGTTTCTCGGATACTCGGAAAAGTACTGCTCGGACCTCTTCCACAGCACGATGGGCGAATCGTTCTCCGCGCATCTGAAGCGTCGCCGTCTTGAAATCGCCAGCCGCTTGCTGGAGACCACGGACAAGGGCGTGGCTGAAATTGCGACGGTTATCGGATTCTGCGATCAGTTTGCGTTCAGCCATTTCTTTAAACGCGCGACCGGCCAATCTCCGATCCAGTTTCGATCAGAACGCAGCCGGCGGCTCTCCAAACCACGCCCAGGCCCGGCAAGGAACCCCTCATGA